The proteins below are encoded in one region of Pelotomaculum schinkii:
- a CDS encoding reverse transcriptase domain-containing protein encodes MIEGDISKFFDNVNHARMVKKLWSKGIRDRRVLMIIKTMLKAGIMGELEENPLGTQQGGVISPILANAYLDTFDQWVTREWENKKTKTEYAWHNTLRKNSNLKPAYLVRYADDWVLITSARSNAEKWKQRIAKYLDEEIKLSLSEEKTVITDIRKKPIHFLEFTYKVLRGKSRTGYITKTSPAPQRLKAKVKEIHWNIKRLKRIRPEIGVKGKERLITGINLVNSQIRGVIQYYQAATQVNPALRKYSHILDYDAYKALKRHSGKWVAASKVSNLTSVHSQYKTGIPACNFAESLS; translated from the coding sequence GTGATCGAGGGTGACATCAGCAAGTTCTTCGATAATGTGAACCATGCCAGAATGGTTAAAAAGCTCTGGAGCAAGGGTATCCGTGACCGGAGAGTGCTGATGATTATCAAGACAATGCTGAAAGCCGGAATCATGGGAGAACTAGAGGAAAACCCTCTGGGAACCCAGCAGGGCGGGGTGATTTCGCCAATTCTTGCCAACGCATACCTCGATACCTTCGACCAGTGGGTCACTCGGGAATGGGAGAACAAGAAAACCAAAACCGAGTATGCGTGGCATAACACACTCAGGAAAAATAGCAATCTCAAACCTGCGTATCTGGTGCGTTATGCTGACGATTGGGTACTAATCACGTCAGCCCGGAGCAATGCGGAGAAGTGGAAGCAAAGAATTGCCAAGTATCTCGATGAAGAAATCAAGCTGTCCCTGTCTGAGGAAAAAACCGTCATCACGGACATCCGCAAGAAACCGATTCACTTCCTGGAATTCACCTACAAGGTGCTCCGGGGAAAGAGTAGAACTGGCTATATCACAAAGACGAGCCCGGCCCCACAAAGGCTGAAGGCAAAGGTCAAGGAAATCCACTGGAACATCAAGAGGTTGAAACGGATTAGGCCGGAAATTGGCGTCAAGGGAAAAGAACGTCTCATTACCGGTATAAACCTGGTCAACTCCCAGATTCGGGGGGTTATCCAATACTATCAGGCGGCGACCCAAGTCAACCCAGCCCTAAGGAAATACAGTCACATACTAGACTATGACGCATACAAAGCGCTTAAGCGTCATAGTGGCAAATGGGTGGCAGCCAGCAAGGTAAGCAATCTGACTTCAGTGCATTCTCAGTACAAAACCGGAATACCAGCTTGTAATTTTGCAGAATCTTTGTCCTAG
- a CDS encoding ExeA family protein produces MMFTAFYSLAARPFAKDIKAEEMYLSSSHQELLARLNYLKHSRGIGMVVGEPGSGKTSGLRTFVVSLNPSLYRVAYFPLSTVTVTDFYRGLAFSLGLEPAFRKVDLFNQIQEAIQNNYSGKKVVPVIILDELQLASTKFFSDLHLLFNFSMDSENPFVLVLCGMPALAIKMSLTHNQPLNQRLIMRYKMAPLTKEETKNYLEHHMRLAGSNYPIFSDTTVEAIATVSRGWPRLINNLATTSLIFGCQKLLKYIDEEAVRQAAVELGM; encoded by the coding sequence ATGATGTTTACCGCCTTCTACTCCCTTGCTGCCAGACCTTTTGCGAAAGATATCAAAGCAGAGGAGATGTACCTGTCATCTTCCCACCAGGAACTTCTGGCCCGGCTAAATTATCTAAAACACAGCCGTGGTATCGGCATGGTGGTGGGCGAACCCGGTTCCGGCAAAACTTCCGGTCTGCGTACTTTTGTGGTTTCCCTCAATCCCTCTCTCTACCGGGTGGCCTACTTCCCGCTTTCTACGGTTACTGTTACGGATTTCTACAGGGGGCTGGCTTTTAGCCTGGGTCTTGAACCTGCTTTCCGCAAAGTGGATTTGTTCAATCAAATTCAGGAGGCTATCCAAAACAACTATTCCGGCAAGAAAGTTGTTCCTGTTATTATTCTGGACGAACTGCAGTTGGCCAGTACGAAGTTTTTCAGTGACCTCCATTTGTTGTTCAATTTTTCGATGGACTCTGAAAACCCATTTGTATTGGTACTCTGTGGAATGCCTGCTCTGGCAATTAAAATGTCGTTGACCCATAACCAACCTTTAAATCAAAGGTTAATTATGCGCTACAAGATGGCTCCCTTGACAAAAGAGGAAACAAAAAATTACTTGGAGCACCATATGCGCCTAGCCGGCTCCAACTACCCGATCTTTTCAGACACTACCGTAGAAGCTATTGCTACAGTGAGCCGGGGCTGGCCCCGCTTAATTAACAACCTTGCTACTACCAGCTTAATCTTTGGCTGTCAGAAGTTGCTTAAATATATTGATGAGGAGGCTGTGAGGCAGGCTGCTGTTGAATTAGGCATGTAA